Proteins found in one Planctomycetes bacterium MalM25 genomic segment:
- a CDS encoding Carbohydrate-selective porin, OprB family, translated as MRVGAALAIAWLLCVPLDGEAQGQPICKPHCTCDCLCCRDTLTNDWLGCGSCLSEHGITVQSSLTQFFQGTASGGTEQDFRYGDKLDLFVFADTGGMGLWEGGQFQIHAVDWQFGENAVADAVGLAPVNTNLLTPEPEESFGLTNMMFLQQLGDGWVAQIGRYNSLDLWSAFYPDYGRGIDGFMNASAMLPLSVAPSLPFISNVAGILKAGERGPQFAFVAIESQNSPTTVGLDFPNGVTLLGFARKNSNLGGLPGTHSLFTTYATGDYTSFDTSGWEIVPGGGAVPTAKSGTWMVTYVAEQRIWTDPRNERRYSKVAGYVGFSDRENSPYKVTSAVSFEAFGVNDCRPRDRIGIAWFYSALNDDFQNAFSTTIPIGDVYGGEVYYNAAITPWFHLTIDLQVIEPAIDANDTALVLGLRAKTTF; from the coding sequence ATGCGAGTAGGTGCCGCGCTCGCCATTGCCTGGCTCCTGTGCGTGCCATTAGACGGCGAGGCACAAGGGCAACCAATTTGCAAACCGCATTGCACATGCGACTGCTTGTGCTGTCGCGACACGCTCACCAATGACTGGCTCGGTTGCGGTTCGTGTTTATCGGAGCATGGGATTACCGTTCAATCCTCGCTCACCCAATTCTTCCAAGGGACCGCGAGCGGTGGAACCGAGCAGGACTTCAGGTACGGCGACAAGCTAGACCTGTTCGTGTTCGCCGACACGGGCGGCATGGGGTTGTGGGAGGGCGGCCAGTTCCAGATTCATGCAGTCGACTGGCAGTTCGGTGAAAACGCGGTCGCTGACGCCGTAGGCCTTGCTCCGGTCAACACGAACCTTCTCACACCGGAGCCTGAAGAGTCTTTTGGGCTCACCAATATGATGTTCTTGCAGCAACTCGGTGATGGCTGGGTCGCGCAGATTGGCCGCTACAACTCGCTAGATCTTTGGAGCGCTTTCTACCCTGACTATGGTCGTGGTATTGACGGGTTCATGAATGCCTCGGCGATGTTGCCTCTGAGCGTCGCTCCGAGCCTCCCGTTCATATCCAACGTCGCCGGGATCCTAAAGGCGGGCGAACGTGGTCCCCAGTTCGCGTTCGTGGCGATAGAAAGCCAGAACTCGCCTACGACCGTCGGATTAGATTTCCCTAACGGCGTCACCCTGCTGGGTTTCGCTCGTAAGAACAGCAATCTCGGTGGACTCCCCGGCACCCATTCCCTATTCACCACCTACGCTACGGGCGACTACACATCCTTCGACACATCGGGATGGGAAATCGTACCTGGCGGAGGCGCCGTCCCAACGGCCAAGTCGGGCACATGGATGGTGACGTATGTCGCTGAACAGAGGATTTGGACAGACCCGCGTAACGAGCGGCGGTATTCGAAGGTAGCGGGATATGTGGGGTTCTCGGATCGCGAGAACAGCCCGTACAAGGTCACTTCGGCCGTTTCTTTCGAGGCGTTTGGGGTCAACGATTGTCGTCCTAGAGACCGTATCGGCATCGCCTGGTTTTATAGTGCCCTCAACGATGATTTCCAGAATGCGTTCAGCACGACGATCCCCATCGGCGATGTCTACGGCGGCGAAGTCTACTACAACGCCGCGATCACGCCTTGGTTTCATCTCACTATAGACCTACAAGTGATCGAACCAGCTATTGACGCGAACGACACCGCACTGGTTCTCGGCTTGCGGGCGAAGACTACGTTCTAG
- the atsA_9 gene encoding Arylsulfatase precursor: MSMSLRSHLFLAMAFALVCLVGPGGSASAQDSKPNILVIWGDDIGQFNVSAYNMGVMGYRTPNIDRIAREGATFTDWYGQQSCTAGRAAFITGQSPMRTGLTKVGLPGAPEGMQKEDPTIAGLLKARGYMTGQFGKNHLGDRDEMLPTNHGFDEFYGNLYHLNAEEEPELPDYPKDADFKERFGPRGVIKSSADGKIEDTGPLTKKRMETVDEEVTTSALDFIDRAHEADKPFFVWWNSTRMHVWTHLKPESKGKTGYGVYADGMVEHDGMVGQLLDKLDELGIADNTIIMYSTDNGAEVFTWPDGGSTMFAGEKATQWEGGFRVPCAIRWPGVIKPGTIINDIGAHEDMLPTLLAAAGDTTVKEDLLKGRRAIGRDYKVHLDGYNLMPFLKGEVKESPREEFLYWTDDGQVAALRYNDWKITFLRQNAHGMHVWQAPYEQLRMPMVGNLRTDPFERAHKEAIGYGKWQFEHMFAFAPASAYVAQWLESFKAFPPRQKPGSFNLNNVMESIKKGAGDK, from the coding sequence ATGAGTATGTCATTGCGTTCCCATCTATTCCTGGCGATGGCCTTTGCACTTGTGTGCCTTGTTGGTCCTGGCGGCAGCGCTTCAGCGCAGGACTCCAAGCCCAATATCCTCGTCATCTGGGGCGACGACATCGGGCAGTTCAACGTCAGCGCCTACAACATGGGCGTGATGGGTTACCGAACGCCCAACATCGATCGGATCGCTCGAGAAGGGGCAACCTTTACCGATTGGTATGGCCAACAAAGTTGCACAGCCGGACGCGCCGCCTTCATCACCGGCCAGTCGCCCATGCGGACCGGCCTGACCAAGGTCGGATTGCCAGGCGCGCCCGAGGGCATGCAGAAGGAAGACCCGACCATCGCCGGGTTGCTCAAGGCGCGTGGCTACATGACGGGTCAGTTCGGCAAGAATCACTTGGGTGACCGCGACGAGATGCTGCCAACTAACCATGGGTTCGACGAGTTCTACGGAAACCTCTACCACCTGAACGCGGAAGAGGAGCCGGAGCTGCCTGACTACCCCAAGGACGCAGATTTCAAAGAGAGGTTCGGACCGCGCGGTGTCATCAAATCTTCGGCGGATGGAAAGATTGAAGATACTGGCCCGCTGACAAAGAAGCGAATGGAGACCGTGGACGAGGAAGTCACGACGTCCGCGTTGGACTTCATTGATCGCGCCCACGAGGCTGACAAGCCGTTCTTCGTCTGGTGGAACAGCACCCGCATGCACGTCTGGACTCACCTAAAGCCCGAGTCGAAAGGAAAGACGGGCTACGGTGTGTATGCCGACGGCATGGTTGAACACGACGGGATGGTGGGTCAGCTGCTCGACAAGCTCGACGAGTTGGGCATCGCTGACAATACCATCATTATGTACTCCACCGACAACGGTGCTGAGGTGTTCACTTGGCCCGACGGCGGCTCAACGATGTTTGCCGGCGAAAAGGCGACGCAGTGGGAGGGTGGATTCCGCGTCCCGTGCGCTATCCGTTGGCCGGGCGTCATCAAGCCCGGCACGATCATCAACGACATCGGTGCCCACGAAGACATGCTCCCGACACTGCTGGCCGCGGCGGGTGACACGACCGTCAAAGAAGACCTGCTCAAGGGAAGACGGGCGATTGGCAGAGACTACAAAGTTCACCTCGACGGCTACAACTTGATGCCTTTTCTCAAGGGCGAGGTAAAGGAGAGCCCACGCGAGGAGTTTCTCTACTGGACCGATGACGGGCAAGTGGCTGCGTTGCGCTACAACGACTGGAAGATCACCTTCCTGAGGCAGAATGCCCATGGTATGCACGTTTGGCAGGCCCCCTACGAGCAGCTGCGGATGCCGATGGTCGGGAATCTGCGTACCGATCCATTCGAGCGCGCTCACAAGGAAGCCATTGGGTACGGCAAGTGGCAGTTCGAGCACATGTTTGCGTTCGCACCTGCCAGTGCTTATGTTGCCCAGTGGTTAGAGAGCTTTAAGGCCTTTCCGCCGCGTCAGAAACCTGGCAGCTTCAATCTAAACAATGTCATGGAATCAATCAAAAAAGGTGCTGGCGACAAGTAG
- a CDS encoding hypothetical protein (Bifunctional DNA primase/polymerase, N-terminal), whose translation MGIATGASSDFFVLDVDGEEGERSLADLIEQHGELPETVTTKTPRGGRHLYFDLPGDADVRNSAGKLGPKLDVRGDGGYVVAPPSRLPNGDYSWIKSPDEIEVAKAPDWLIELITEPKREATSITDGEVPEGERNQTLASRAGSLRRAGFCAQAMEAALLVENQKICNPPLPNNEVRRIAKSVGRYAPENGVSGAPAYKPFPTETLPSPFREFVEQGAEAIGCDASYLALPLLTGAASAIGNTRRIELKKGWTEPSILWSAIVGDSGTMKSPALEAALRPVKQRQEQAWDSHVFALAECEGQKLTYEKELTAWKKSSESGEPPVAPEEPVLPRTWADDLTVEALASLLQLQPRGLLVACDELASWFGGFDRYAQASGGDAARWLEMHGGRSIQVDRKTGEPRTIFVKRASVSVTGGIQPGVLRRALKPQHRESGLAARLLLANPPRKPKVWTEAELGSDRTGAVQQVFEGLYELQGDPNGDEIVPISVSLSSAAKRVWVDFYNEHAEESAIETGDLAAAWAKLEGMAARLALVIQLVEDVQTGVSGEQISAESMRRGIGLVGWFKHENRRAYASFREDSEEREEDAVVEKLIQKGGSMSVRDLQRCGKRWETNEAATKAFERLKEAGKGDWEVVPPGPKGGRPTRQFVLEQEGDDTTGFDDGV comes from the coding sequence GTGGGGATCGCCACGGGCGCGTCCTCGGACTTCTTCGTGCTCGATGTCGATGGGGAGGAGGGGGAGCGATCCCTTGCCGATCTGATCGAGCAGCACGGTGAGCTGCCGGAGACGGTGACCACCAAGACGCCCCGTGGTGGTCGGCACCTCTACTTCGATCTGCCCGGCGATGCCGACGTTCGCAACTCGGCAGGCAAACTCGGCCCCAAGCTCGACGTCCGTGGCGACGGGGGGTACGTCGTCGCCCCTCCGAGCCGGCTCCCAAACGGCGACTACAGCTGGATCAAATCCCCGGATGAGATCGAAGTGGCGAAGGCGCCCGATTGGCTGATCGAGCTGATCACCGAGCCGAAGCGAGAGGCGACGTCGATCACGGATGGCGAGGTCCCCGAAGGGGAACGCAACCAAACGCTGGCCAGTCGGGCCGGGAGTCTACGACGCGCCGGCTTCTGCGCCCAAGCGATGGAGGCGGCTCTGTTGGTCGAGAACCAGAAGATCTGCAACCCACCGTTGCCCAACAACGAGGTCCGGCGGATCGCCAAGAGCGTTGGTCGGTACGCACCCGAGAACGGAGTGAGTGGGGCGCCGGCTTACAAGCCGTTCCCAACGGAGACGCTTCCCAGTCCCTTCCGTGAGTTCGTCGAGCAGGGCGCCGAAGCGATCGGCTGCGACGCCAGCTACCTGGCGTTGCCGCTGCTGACCGGAGCCGCCTCGGCGATCGGCAACACGCGTCGCATCGAGCTGAAGAAGGGGTGGACCGAGCCGTCGATCCTCTGGTCGGCCATCGTGGGCGACTCGGGCACGATGAAGAGCCCGGCGCTCGAGGCCGCCCTGCGTCCGGTCAAGCAGCGCCAAGAGCAAGCGTGGGACTCGCACGTCTTCGCCCTCGCGGAATGCGAGGGCCAGAAGCTGACCTACGAGAAGGAGCTGACCGCCTGGAAGAAGTCATCCGAATCGGGCGAGCCCCCCGTCGCCCCCGAGGAGCCCGTGCTGCCACGCACGTGGGCCGACGACCTGACCGTGGAGGCGTTGGCTTCTCTGCTCCAGCTGCAGCCCCGAGGGCTCCTGGTGGCGTGCGATGAGCTGGCGAGCTGGTTCGGCGGGTTCGACCGGTACGCCCAAGCGAGCGGAGGAGACGCGGCCCGTTGGCTCGAGATGCATGGCGGCCGATCGATCCAGGTTGATCGCAAGACGGGCGAACCGCGTACGATCTTCGTGAAGCGGGCCTCGGTCTCGGTGACCGGGGGGATCCAGCCGGGCGTCTTACGACGGGCGCTGAAGCCGCAGCACCGTGAGAGCGGCTTGGCCGCCCGCCTCCTGCTGGCGAACCCACCGCGTAAGCCCAAGGTATGGACCGAGGCGGAGCTCGGTTCGGATCGGACCGGGGCGGTCCAACAGGTCTTTGAGGGGCTCTACGAGCTGCAGGGTGATCCCAACGGTGACGAGATCGTTCCAATCTCTGTCTCGCTCTCATCGGCGGCCAAGCGGGTCTGGGTCGACTTCTACAACGAGCACGCCGAGGAGTCCGCCATCGAGACGGGCGACCTGGCGGCCGCCTGGGCCAAGCTGGAGGGGATGGCCGCCAGGCTGGCGCTGGTGATCCAGTTAGTGGAGGATGTTCAGACGGGCGTTTCTGGCGAACAGATCTCCGCGGAATCGATGCGGCGGGGCATCGGCTTGGTCGGGTGGTTCAAGCATGAAAACCGGCGGGCGTACGCCTCGTTCCGCGAGGATTCGGAAGAGCGGGAAGAGGACGCCGTGGTCGAGAAGCTGATCCAGAAGGGGGGCTCGATGTCCGTGAGGGACCTGCAGCGTTGCGGCAAGCGTTGGGAGACCAACGAAGCGGCGACCAAGGCCTTCGAGCGGCTCAAGGAAGCAGGTAAGGGCGACTGGGAGGTCGTGCCCCCTGGCCCCAAGGGAGGACGACCGACTCGGCAGTTCGTCCTCGAGCAGGAGGGCGACGACACAACCGGCTTCGATGACGGGGTTTAG
- a CDS encoding Ureidoglycolate lyase, which yields MKLLRYGAAGEEKPGVLDGDGTIRSLEGLVDDLSGAALLPESLQRLSQVDLSSLPTVDARTRIGPCVAGVGKFLCIGLNYADHAAESGMELPPEPVVFMKATSSIVGPNDDVEIPRGSTKSDWEVELGVVIGETAKYVSEGDAMNHVAGYCVVNDLSEREFQLERAGQWVKGKSCDTFAPIGPYLVTADEVPDPQNLGLWLEVDGHRYQDGSTKTMVFGVAHLVSYLSQFMSLQPGDMISTGTPPGVGLGQTPPTYLKPSQTMRLGIEGLGEQEQRTVSG from the coding sequence ATGAAGCTACTGCGATACGGAGCTGCCGGGGAAGAGAAGCCGGGCGTCCTCGATGGAGACGGGACGATCCGTTCGCTCGAGGGGCTGGTGGACGACCTCTCGGGCGCCGCGCTGCTGCCCGAGTCGCTTCAGAGGCTCTCGCAGGTCGACCTGTCGAGCCTGCCCACCGTCGACGCGAGGACACGGATCGGACCGTGCGTCGCGGGCGTGGGCAAGTTCTTGTGCATCGGCCTCAACTACGCCGACCACGCCGCCGAGAGCGGGATGGAGCTGCCGCCCGAGCCGGTCGTGTTCATGAAGGCGACCAGCTCGATCGTCGGCCCCAACGACGACGTGGAGATCCCGCGGGGCTCTACCAAGAGCGACTGGGAGGTCGAGCTCGGCGTGGTGATCGGCGAGACGGCCAAGTATGTGTCGGAAGGCGACGCGATGAACCACGTCGCCGGCTACTGTGTCGTGAATGACTTGTCGGAACGCGAGTTTCAGCTCGAGCGTGCCGGGCAGTGGGTCAAAGGGAAGAGCTGCGACACCTTCGCGCCGATCGGGCCCTACCTGGTGACCGCGGACGAAGTCCCCGACCCGCAGAACCTCGGACTGTGGCTCGAAGTCGATGGTCATCGCTACCAAGACGGCTCGACGAAGACGATGGTGTTTGGCGTCGCCCACTTGGTGAGCTACCTGAGCCAGTTCATGTCGCTCCAGCCCGGCGACATGATCTCGACCGGCACCCCCCCGGGGGTCGGCCTCGGCCAAACCCCGCCCACCTACCTCAAGCCCAGCCAGACGATGCGACTCGGCATCGAAGGCCTCGGCGAGCAAGAGCAGCGCACCGTCTCGGGATAG
- a CDS encoding Transposase: MRPKGSAAELEARRRRAAACFQAGESVRTVAERFDVDPSSVKRWRRAWREGGEEGLAAKPHPGGKRKLTDPQRDELVDLIVAGPREAGFPTDLWTCARVVELIRDRFGVEYDSGHLARMLRQLGFTPQKPRTVAREQDPRRSSTGIGSSGCG, from the coding sequence ATGAGACCTAAAGGCAGTGCGGCGGAGCTGGAAGCTCGACGCCGTCGCGCTGCGGCGTGCTTCCAGGCAGGGGAGTCCGTCCGCACGGTGGCCGAACGTTTCGATGTGGACCCGAGCAGCGTGAAACGCTGGCGGCGGGCTTGGCGTGAAGGAGGCGAAGAGGGCCTCGCCGCCAAGCCGCACCCCGGCGGTAAACGCAAGCTCACCGATCCACAGCGTGACGAGTTGGTCGACCTGATCGTCGCCGGGCCGCGTGAGGCGGGCTTCCCGACCGACCTGTGGACCTGCGCGCGGGTGGTTGAGTTGATCCGCGATCGGTTCGGCGTCGAGTACGACTCGGGGCACCTCGCGCGGATGCTGCGGCAGCTGGGGTTCACGCCGCAGAAGCCCCGCACGGTCGCCCGCGAGCAAGACCCGAGGCGGTCGAGCACTGGCATCGGGTCGAGTGGGTGCGGATAA
- a CDS encoding Helix-turn-helix domain protein, with protein MATPRPTGAEAPNPSPPLLKSPEAAERLAISPRKLWALTASGEIPSVRIGRNVRYADAHLDDYVAAQTRGGRS; from the coding sequence ATGGCTACTCCCAGACCCACCGGGGCAGAAGCCCCCAACCCCTCGCCGCCGCTCCTCAAGAGCCCCGAGGCGGCCGAGCGTCTCGCGATCAGCCCCCGCAAGCTGTGGGCGCTGACCGCTAGCGGCGAGATCCCCAGCGTGCGGATCGGCCGCAACGTCCGCTACGCGGACGCCCACCTGGACGACTACGTCGCCGCCCAGACCCGAGGAGGCCGGTCATGA
- a CDS encoding Transposase DDE domain protein, with the protein MPAGAAEPRKKRYEVKNWKRYNEALVNRGDFTFYFSEEVVDAWEHENEAKKNGRPFTYSDVAIETLLTIRELFRLPYRQTEGFGRALAKLLDAGVAIPHHTSLVKRAAKLKVSIDIDPAKGPIDVVVDSTGLKVFGDGEWHRKKHGVDKRRTFRKVHLAVDPASHAIVAQLLTESSMHDATPVKPLLEQVEQEVQTFYGDGAYDTWAVREHLEEERIH; encoded by the coding sequence ATGCCAGCAGGCGCAGCGGAGCCGCGTAAGAAGCGTTACGAGGTCAAGAACTGGAAGCGGTACAACGAGGCACTCGTGAACCGGGGCGACTTCACGTTCTACTTCTCTGAAGAAGTCGTGGACGCTTGGGAGCACGAGAACGAGGCGAAGAAGAACGGCCGCCCGTTCACCTACAGCGACGTGGCGATCGAGACCCTGCTGACGATCCGCGAGCTGTTCCGCCTGCCTTACCGGCAGACCGAGGGCTTCGGACGAGCGTTGGCTAAGCTCCTCGACGCGGGCGTCGCGATCCCGCACCATACGAGCCTCGTGAAGCGTGCCGCGAAGCTGAAGGTCTCGATCGACATCGACCCAGCGAAGGGGCCGATCGACGTGGTGGTCGATAGCACGGGCCTGAAGGTCTTCGGAGACGGCGAGTGGCATCGCAAGAAGCACGGGGTCGATAAGCGTCGCACGTTCCGCAAGGTCCACCTGGCGGTCGATCCGGCGAGCCACGCAATCGTCGCTCAGCTGCTGACCGAGTCGAGCATGCATGACGCCACGCCGGTGAAGCCGCTGCTGGAACAAGTCGAGCAAGAGGTCCAGACGTTCTACGGCGACGGGGCGTACGACACGTGGGCCGTCCGCGAGCACCTCGAAGAAGAGCGTATCCACTAG
- the atsA_8 gene encoding Arylsulfatase has protein sequence MQRTITSLITLLCVGFLATPSANAQDEEFKGKIGNTLKDSEQYWPKPVTPGENAPNVLVWLIDDMGFGHASPFGGLTPTPNLERVAANGLRFNNFHTTALCSPSRAAIAAGRNHHNLGMGSHSLTAMGFPGYNAHPPESAKGYADILKRAGWSTMFLGKWDHTPQWESTFAGPFDRWPSGDGWEHFYGFMSGDMNNFNPIMWMDHTPMQPNYDKPGYHVNEDMADTAIRWISMLRASNQNKPFNMFWATGAVHAPHQAPENWIRKFRGKFDMGYDKAREQILAKQIEIGIVPKGTKLSPRDEQIPAWDTLNDGEKALYARQMEAFAGQLAYSDYEFGRILDYLEKIGELDNTIVMFTSDNGGSGEGGLRGTFNENGFFNGRPNIDFEVNNQYKNQWGNRVGVWHVTAGWTQAGNTPFQFFKQSAHRGGNADPLIVSWPKGIDRKNNGQVRNQYHHIIDIAPTILEACGVETPKVLDGIEQMPMDGVPMNYAFSDPKAEDTRTVQYYEMFGNRGIYADGWTAVTLHRNKRPWVLNAQGTLEGDVWELYNLNEDFSQSNNVADQFPDKLKELQALFNEEAKKNNVYPLDGDVGPRFAAMQARAAPQDKELVYYPPAAIRVHESVSPPIKNRSHELIAEVDMPSAGDDGMLVTAGGRTSGYALFIKNNRLYYVYNYLGIDRTVIESTDIVPEGKSTLSMKFTKTGDFEGDAEIFINGKRVGKEHLANTVPITFSIEETFDVGEDTGSPVIEDVYAVPFRCEGPC, from the coding sequence ATGCAACGAACAATTACATCTCTCATCACACTCTTGTGTGTTGGGTTTTTGGCTACACCGTCGGCCAATGCTCAAGACGAAGAATTCAAAGGCAAGATCGGCAATACGCTGAAAGATTCGGAACAGTACTGGCCGAAACCGGTCACACCTGGTGAAAACGCTCCCAACGTTCTCGTCTGGCTTATCGACGATATGGGCTTTGGACATGCCAGCCCCTTTGGTGGGCTAACTCCAACCCCGAACCTCGAGCGCGTAGCCGCGAACGGACTGCGCTTCAACAACTTCCACACCACGGCCCTGTGCTCGCCTTCCCGCGCAGCGATTGCCGCCGGTCGCAATCATCACAATCTGGGCATGGGTTCCCACTCGCTCACTGCGATGGGCTTTCCCGGCTACAACGCTCATCCGCCGGAATCCGCCAAGGGTTACGCCGACATTTTGAAGCGCGCTGGTTGGTCCACGATGTTCCTGGGCAAATGGGATCATACCCCGCAGTGGGAATCGACCTTTGCTGGTCCGTTTGACCGCTGGCCTTCAGGTGACGGTTGGGAGCACTTCTACGGCTTCATGTCCGGCGACATGAATAACTTCAACCCGATCATGTGGATGGATCACACCCCGATGCAGCCCAACTACGACAAGCCGGGCTACCATGTAAACGAAGATATGGCCGACACCGCCATCCGCTGGATCTCAATGTTGCGCGCCTCCAATCAGAATAAGCCGTTCAACATGTTTTGGGCGACCGGTGCCGTTCACGCTCCTCACCAAGCTCCCGAGAACTGGATCCGTAAGTTCCGTGGCAAGTTCGATATGGGTTACGACAAAGCCCGCGAGCAAATCCTCGCCAAACAGATCGAAATCGGCATCGTTCCCAAGGGGACCAAACTTTCGCCGCGCGACGAACAGATCCCTGCATGGGACACTCTGAACGATGGTGAGAAAGCACTCTACGCCCGCCAGATGGAGGCCTTCGCAGGCCAGCTTGCTTACTCTGACTACGAGTTCGGTCGCATTCTTGACTACCTCGAGAAGATTGGTGAACTCGACAATACCATCGTCATGTTTACCTCGGACAACGGTGGCAGCGGCGAGGGCGGCCTGCGCGGCACCTTCAACGAAAACGGCTTCTTCAACGGCCGCCCGAACATCGACTTCGAGGTTAACAACCAGTACAAGAACCAGTGGGGTAACCGCGTTGGCGTCTGGCACGTCACCGCTGGCTGGACCCAGGCGGGAAACACCCCGTTCCAATTCTTCAAGCAAAGCGCCCACCGGGGAGGTAATGCCGATCCTCTGATCGTGTCGTGGCCGAAAGGGATCGATAGGAAGAACAACGGCCAGGTCCGTAATCAGTACCACCACATCATCGACATCGCCCCAACGATCCTTGAAGCCTGTGGAGTCGAGACGCCGAAGGTACTCGACGGCATCGAGCAGATGCCGATGGATGGCGTCCCGATGAACTACGCATTCTCGGATCCCAAGGCCGAAGACACTCGCACCGTTCAGTACTACGAAATGTTCGGCAACCGTGGCATCTATGCCGACGGCTGGACGGCCGTCACCCTGCACCGCAACAAGCGGCCTTGGGTGCTGAATGCCCAAGGCACCCTCGAGGGAGACGTTTGGGAGCTGTACAACCTGAATGAAGACTTCTCACAGAGCAATAACGTCGCTGATCAATTCCCCGACAAGCTCAAGGAACTGCAAGCTCTCTTCAACGAGGAGGCGAAAAAGAATAACGTCTATCCGTTGGATGGAGACGTCGGCCCACGGTTCGCCGCGATGCAGGCGCGAGCCGCCCCACAGGACAAAGAACTTGTCTACTATCCACCAGCAGCGATCCGCGTTCATGAATCGGTTTCTCCCCCGATCAAGAACCGCTCTCACGAGCTGATCGCGGAAGTTGACATGCCGTCAGCCGGTGATGATGGCATGTTGGTGACCGCTGGCGGACGGACATCCGGTTACGCGTTGTTCATTAAGAACAACCGCCTCTATTACGTTTACAACTACCTCGGCATCGACCGTACTGTCATCGAATCGACCGATATAGTGCCGGAGGGCAAATCGACACTATCGATGAAGTTCACCAAGACCGGCGACTTCGAAGGGGACGCAGAGATCTTTATCAACGGCAAGAGGGTTGGCAAAGAGCATCTCGCTAATACCGTTCCCATCACCTTCTCGATCGAAGAGACGTTCGATGTCGGTGAAGATACCGGATCACCTGTGATCGAAGACGTTTATGCGGTGCCTTTCCGCTGCGAAGGGCCTTGCTGA
- a CDS encoding Phosphate-selective porin O and P, giving the protein MAQRPARIAGRVLVLLLILANLAVAQEPKADAQETEANLQALRQQLDEQSRRIELLESTRGSGRADFPESATRADLEQLTARLSLVENRATSARRLESGFLESPSTESLRSTTGRLHLDYWGFPQTTAGINQIETGDPSNSVGDRFELRRIRLGVRGSVPPRNATYQLDLEFAGVDQIGIRDAWIGIDDLEVFDTIRIGNQKRPYSLAQLNSSNFTVFIERPFIAEAVNDPNRRLGIQSYGASNDRCLNWRYGVFNLVPIDETGFISSNSYQTELAGRLASTAWHDRCGSGERYLHLGCATSFAFPSENVGSTTATFRSRPEARTINRWLDTGFIEAAQSSQLFGLESVLNLGPLQIGGEYMNLWMQRSAGFSDLRFHGGYLYISYFLTGESIPWNREMGILGRVEPYRDFIQNGQSCKSGWGAWQFAVRGSFADFTDEDIFGGEASSVAFALNWYWNSHTRWQFNYLIGDLRDREVVSGMAPAILSSGSYQVAGLRFMMDF; this is encoded by the coding sequence ATGGCGCAGAGGCCTGCCAGGATCGCTGGTCGAGTGCTGGTTCTCTTGCTCATTCTCGCGAATCTTGCTGTCGCGCAAGAGCCCAAAGCCGATGCGCAAGAAACCGAAGCCAATCTACAGGCGCTCAGGCAACAGCTAGACGAACAATCGCGCAGAATCGAACTCCTGGAGAGCACGCGGGGCTCGGGGCGAGCAGACTTCCCCGAATCAGCGACGAGGGCTGACCTGGAACAGCTGACCGCACGACTCAGCCTTGTCGAGAATCGGGCGACTAGCGCGCGCAGACTCGAATCGGGATTCCTGGAGTCGCCATCAACGGAATCGCTTCGCAGCACAACCGGGCGCCTGCACTTGGACTACTGGGGATTTCCCCAGACTACCGCAGGCATCAACCAAATCGAAACGGGCGATCCCTCAAACAGTGTCGGGGACCGATTCGAGCTGAGGCGGATCCGCTTGGGGGTCCGTGGTTCGGTGCCGCCCAGGAATGCGACTTACCAACTCGACCTCGAGTTCGCGGGGGTCGATCAGATCGGAATTCGCGACGCCTGGATCGGCATCGACGATCTAGAGGTCTTCGACACGATTCGCATCGGCAACCAGAAGCGGCCGTACTCCCTGGCACAGCTGAACAGCAGCAACTTCACGGTCTTTATTGAGCGGCCTTTCATCGCCGAAGCGGTCAACGACCCCAACCGACGTTTGGGAATTCAGTCGTATGGGGCTTCGAATGACCGGTGCCTCAATTGGCGCTACGGGGTGTTCAACCTGGTGCCAATCGATGAAACAGGGTTCATTTCCAGCAACAGCTATCAAACCGAGTTGGCCGGGCGTTTGGCTTCGACCGCCTGGCACGATCGTTGCGGGAGCGGAGAACGCTACCTACACCTGGGGTGTGCAACCAGCTTTGCGTTCCCGAGCGAGAATGTCGGATCCACAACGGCGACATTCCGGTCTCGACCTGAAGCCCGCACGATCAACCGGTGGCTGGATACAGGTTTTATCGAAGCTGCCCAATCGTCTCAGTTGTTCGGCTTAGAGTCTGTGCTAAACCTTGGCCCACTGCAGATTGGCGGCGAATACATGAACCTGTGGATGCAGCGGTCGGCAGGCTTCTCCGATCTCCGCTTCCACGGCGGCTATCTCTACATCTCGTACTTTCTTACCGGTGAGAGCATCCCCTGGAATCGAGAGATGGGCATTCTCGGGCGCGTCGAGCCATACCGCGACTTCATCCAGAACGGCCAGTCCTGCAAGTCCGGCTGGGGAGCTTGGCAGTTCGCCGTTCGTGGGTCCTTCGCTGACTTCACCGACGAAGACATCTTCGGCGGCGAGGCCAGCAGCGTTGCTTTCGCACTAAACTGGTACTGGAACTCTCACACCCGATGGCAATTCAACTATCTCATCGGCGACCTCCGCGATCGAGAAGTTGTTAGCGGCATGGCCCCTGCTATCCTGTCATCCGGAAGCTACCAGGTCGCGGGGCTTCGTTTCATGATGGATTTCTGA